In one Paramormyrops kingsleyae isolate MSU_618 chromosome 18, PKINGS_0.4, whole genome shotgun sequence genomic region, the following are encoded:
- the bhlhe23 gene encoding class E basic helix-loop-helix protein 23, with the protein MNVGEENLLKSISNDTLLDLTQRYGQSSFGFGAGHGAGSPGRYPLTPAADFLSGQAAKSAESGGEHTSDDEDGYDALDPRKRSTGFDDDKHPGSLSKKPKEQRSLRLSINARERRRMHDLNDALDGLRSVIPYAHSPSVRKLSKIATLLLAKNYILMQAQALEEMRRLVAYLNQGQAITSPIPTALAPFGQAAVYPFTGTALATCAEKCTSYSGTSSSIFKHCSDKP; encoded by the coding sequence ATGAACGTTGGGGAAGAGAACCTGCTGAAGTCGATCAGCAACGACACTCTGCTGGACCTCACTCAGCGCTACGGCCAGTCCTCTTTCGGCTTCGGAGCTGGCCATGGTGCTGGAAGTCCTGGGCGCTATCCACTCACGCCGGCCGCCGATTTCCTCTCCGGCCAGGCAGCCAAGTCGGCGGAGAGCGGCGGCGAGCATACCAGCGACGACGAGGACGGCTACGACGCGCTGGATCCCAGGAAGAGGAGTACGGGCTTCGACGACGACAAGCACCCGGGATCCCTGTCCAAGAAGCCCAAGGAGCAGAGGTCGCTGCGGCTGAGCATCAACGCGCGGGAACGCAGGCGGATGCACGACCTGAACGATGCCCTGGACGGTCTCCGCTCCGTGATCCCTTACGCGCACAGCCCCTCCGTGAGAAAACTCTCCAAAATCGCCACTTTGCTGCTGGCCAAGAATTACATACTCATGCAAGCGCAAGCCCTGGAGGAGATGCGGCGGCTTGTAGCCTATTTAAACCAGGGACAGGCCATCACGTCGCCCATCCCAACGGCGCTGGCTCCCTTCGGACAAGCGGCCGTGTACCCCTTCACGGGCACGGCTCTGGCCACCTGCGCCGAGAAGTGCACCTCTTACTCCGGCACATCGTCCTCCATCTTCAAACACTGCAGCGACAAGCCTTGA